The proteins below come from a single Gordonia sp. X0973 genomic window:
- the pstB gene encoding phosphate ABC transporter ATP-binding protein PstB, with protein MAKRLDITDLNVYYSKFLAVKDVSLKVPPRSVTAFIGPSGCGKSTVLRTLNRMHEVTPGAYATGSVLLDGEDIYGKAVDPVSVRSTIGMVFQRPNPFPTMSIRDNVVAGLKLQGERNGRKLDEVAERSLRGANLWDEVKDRLDKPGGGLSGGQQQRLCIARAIAVEPDVLLMDEPCSALDPISTLAIEDLIGELKKAFTIVIVTHNMQQAARVSDKTAFFNLEGVGQPGQLVEINDTETMFSNPTKRETEDYISGRFG; from the coding sequence ATGGCCAAGCGCCTCGATATCACCGATCTGAACGTCTACTACAGCAAATTCCTCGCCGTGAAAGACGTGTCGCTGAAGGTGCCGCCGCGCAGCGTCACCGCCTTCATCGGCCCGTCCGGCTGCGGCAAGTCGACGGTGCTGCGCACCCTCAACCGCATGCACGAGGTCACCCCCGGCGCGTATGCGACCGGGTCGGTGCTGCTCGACGGGGAGGACATCTACGGCAAGGCCGTCGACCCGGTGAGCGTGCGCTCCACCATCGGCATGGTCTTCCAGCGCCCCAACCCCTTCCCGACGATGTCGATCCGCGACAACGTCGTCGCCGGGCTCAAACTGCAGGGCGAGCGCAACGGCCGAAAACTCGACGAGGTGGCCGAGCGCAGCCTGCGCGGGGCGAACCTCTGGGATGAGGTGAAGGATCGCCTCGACAAGCCAGGCGGGGGACTGTCCGGCGGTCAGCAGCAGCGGCTGTGCATCGCCCGGGCCATCGCCGTCGAGCCCGACGTGCTGCTGATGGACGAGCCCTGCTCGGCCCTCGACCCGATCTCCACACTGGCGATCGAGGATCTGATCGGCGAGCTCAAGAAGGCGTTCACCATCGTCATCGTCACGCACAACATGCAGCAGGCCGCCCGGGTCAGCGACAAGACCGCCTTCTTCAACCTCGAAGGCGTCGGGCAGCCCGGGCAGCTCGTCGAGATCAACGACACCGAGACCATGTTCTCCAACCCGACCAAGCGGGAGACCGAGGACTACATCTCCGGCCGGTTCGGCTGA
- a CDS encoding response regulator transcription factor — MDAEPIRVVLVDDQELVRSGLRRILRRRDGFEIVAECGDGDEVPAAVASCDPDVVVMDLRMKRVSGMAATAALRGGPPVLVLTTFRDEELLSAALRAGAAGFVLKDSPAEELIRAVRLVAAGEAVLDPAVTGRVLEAYRSSSPPPGADVARALQRLTARERTVLELMGRGLTNDEIAAELVISVVTVKSHVGKIFRALDVRDRAAAVVFAFDHGVVAPRSGG, encoded by the coding sequence GTGGACGCTGAGCCGATTCGCGTGGTCCTCGTCGACGACCAGGAACTGGTCCGCTCCGGCCTGCGCCGCATCCTGCGGCGGCGCGACGGATTCGAGATCGTCGCCGAGTGCGGTGACGGCGACGAGGTGCCGGCCGCCGTCGCGTCCTGCGATCCCGACGTCGTCGTCATGGACCTGCGGATGAAGCGGGTCAGCGGGATGGCGGCCACCGCCGCGCTGCGCGGCGGGCCGCCCGTGCTGGTGCTCACGACTTTCCGCGACGAGGAGCTGCTCTCCGCGGCCCTGCGGGCCGGTGCGGCCGGTTTCGTGCTCAAGGATTCGCCGGCCGAGGAACTCATCCGGGCGGTGCGGCTGGTGGCCGCGGGGGAGGCGGTGCTCGACCCGGCGGTGACCGGCCGGGTGCTCGAGGCCTATCGCTCGTCGAGCCCGCCGCCAGGCGCCGACGTCGCCCGGGCGCTGCAGCGGCTCACCGCGCGCGAGCGAACCGTCCTCGAATTGATGGGTCGCGGGCTGACCAACGACGAGATCGCGGCGGAGCTGGTCATCTCCGTGGTCACGGTGAAAAGCCACGTCGGAAAGATCTTCCGCGCCCTGGACGTCCGCGACCGGGCGGCGGCGGTCGTCTTCGCCTTCGACCACGGTGTCGTGGCGCCGCGTTCCGGCGGCTGA
- a CDS encoding N-acetyltransferase: protein MPIVPVDDSNRTQAATVLARAFRNDPLIRWLVADPKRDQAMFDFTGSYHRAPDSSDLFLDENGTPVGAAMWDPPGYRPSMNKWTATYRVVTIFRTRIRRAALVEELFPTMRPKEPHWYLGTIGAVEQGRGIGSALLEHRLGRIEGPAYLESSNRANIPLYERFGFAVVDEVVLPDGPTVWPMYRKSADG from the coding sequence ATGCCGATCGTTCCCGTCGACGACTCGAACCGCACCCAGGCCGCCACGGTGCTGGCCCGTGCCTTTCGCAACGATCCGCTGATCCGTTGGCTCGTCGCCGACCCGAAACGCGACCAGGCGATGTTCGATTTCACCGGCTCCTATCACCGCGCCCCCGACAGTTCCGACCTGTTCCTCGACGAGAACGGCACGCCCGTGGGCGCCGCGATGTGGGATCCGCCCGGGTATCGGCCGTCGATGAACAAGTGGACGGCGACCTATCGGGTCGTCACGATCTTCCGCACCCGCATCCGCCGCGCGGCACTGGTCGAGGAACTCTTCCCCACGATGCGCCCCAAAGAACCGCATTGGTATCTCGGGACGATCGGCGCCGTCGAGCAGGGCCGGGGAATCGGCAGCGCGCTGCTGGAACACCGCCTCGGCCGAATCGAGGGGCCGGCCTACCTGGAGAGTTCGAACCGGGCGAATATCCCGCTCTACGAGCGATTCGGGTTCGCCGTCGTCGACGAGGTCGTCCTGCCGGACGGCCCCACCGTGTGGCCGATGTATCGAAAGAGTGCCGATGGATAA
- the phoU gene encoding phosphate signaling complex protein PhoU, translating to MRTAYHEQLTELNSTLGQMCELSGVTMEHATRALLQADLDVAEELLRDREGMTGLAADAEDRAFKLLALQAPVAGELREVVSGFQIVADIDRMYALALHVAKVARLRHPEPALPEEVRGYFAEMGRLAVRLAHGARDVLDSLDANAALALGADDDAMDDLHRHLFSVLMDRDWPHGVAAAVDVTLLGRYYERFADHAVAVGRRVVFQATGKTPEQIIAEQE from the coding sequence ATGCGTACCGCATATCACGAGCAATTGACCGAATTGAATTCCACGCTGGGCCAGATGTGTGAGCTGTCCGGCGTCACGATGGAGCACGCGACCCGGGCGCTGCTGCAGGCCGACCTCGACGTCGCCGAGGAGTTGCTGCGCGACCGCGAGGGGATGACCGGGCTGGCCGCCGACGCCGAGGACCGGGCCTTCAAGCTGCTGGCGCTACAGGCGCCGGTGGCCGGCGAACTCCGCGAGGTCGTCAGCGGCTTCCAGATTGTTGCCGACATCGACCGGATGTACGCGCTGGCGCTGCACGTCGCCAAGGTGGCGCGACTGCGCCACCCGGAGCCTGCGTTGCCCGAGGAAGTGCGCGGCTACTTCGCCGAGATGGGCCGGTTGGCCGTCCGGCTCGCGCACGGGGCGCGCGACGTGCTCGACTCCCTCGACGCCAATGCGGCGCTCGCGCTCGGCGCCGACGACGACGCGATGGACGACCTGCACCGCCACCTGTTCAGCGTGCTGATGGACCGGGATTGGCCGCACGGGGTGGCCGCCGCCGTCGACGTGACGCTCTTGGGCCGCTACTACGAGCGGTTCGCCGACCACGCCGTCGCCGTCGGGCGGCGCGTCGTGTTCCAGGCGACCGGGAAGACCCCGGAGCAGATCATCGCCGAGCAGGAGTAG
- a CDS encoding sensor histidine kinase, with protein MVRWILDRYRHAFALTGYNYPPYYMLVAEAGMVCFTSFAAVQRLVAGVSGWQWSILAAAFVLGSASSVLTLFKGHRPLIPVLLVNSVATTGLFWSIPVHGDVSPLILVLAATMTTAVVPFRQAILYVLAFEAAMIGGVVSGAVEQGWLPLVMMVGFGGCVGQLMQQQLRASDAERREREQQQIVDRAGIAGEVHDVVAHSLSIVLLNVTAARRALECGDDVADAVEALRDAESQGRAAMGDVRRTIELLRTDGVSDAAQPGLADVGELVAGFRRAGSTVSVAVRDPVEDLSSATGLAVYRVVQESLTNASKHAADRPVEVSAGPVGRRGYAVRITNPVGAVRRGSSGLGLAGMASRVENLGGVFSAGVVGGEWVVRAEFGDVVPDRVTCPVEEVFGGR; from the coding sequence GTGGTGCGCTGGATTCTCGACCGCTACCGACATGCCTTCGCGCTGACCGGCTACAACTACCCGCCCTACTACATGCTGGTGGCCGAAGCCGGCATGGTCTGCTTCACCTCGTTCGCGGCCGTCCAGCGCCTCGTCGCGGGAGTATCCGGTTGGCAGTGGTCGATCCTCGCCGCCGCCTTCGTGTTGGGGAGCGCGTCCTCGGTCCTCACCCTGTTCAAGGGTCATCGTCCGCTGATCCCGGTGCTGTTGGTCAACAGCGTGGCGACGACGGGGCTGTTCTGGTCGATTCCGGTACACGGCGACGTCTCGCCACTGATCCTGGTGCTGGCCGCCACGATGACGACGGCGGTCGTGCCCTTCCGGCAGGCGATCCTCTACGTGCTCGCCTTTGAGGCGGCGATGATCGGCGGCGTGGTGTCGGGTGCCGTCGAACAGGGCTGGCTGCCCCTGGTCATGATGGTGGGCTTCGGTGGCTGCGTCGGCCAGCTGATGCAACAGCAGCTGCGGGCGTCGGATGCGGAGCGGCGCGAGCGCGAGCAGCAGCAGATCGTCGATCGCGCCGGGATCGCCGGTGAGGTCCACGACGTCGTCGCGCATTCGCTGAGCATCGTGCTGCTGAACGTCACGGCGGCCCGACGTGCGCTGGAGTGCGGAGACGACGTCGCCGACGCGGTGGAGGCGCTGCGCGACGCGGAGAGTCAGGGGCGGGCGGCGATGGGCGATGTGCGGCGCACCATCGAGTTGCTGCGCACCGACGGGGTGTCCGACGCCGCCCAGCCCGGTTTGGCGGATGTCGGCGAACTCGTGGCCGGCTTCCGTCGGGCGGGGTCCACCGTCTCCGTCGCTGTGCGCGATCCCGTCGAAGACCTGTCCAGCGCCACGGGTCTCGCCGTCTACCGGGTGGTGCAGGAATCGCTCACGAACGCGTCGAAGCATGCGGCGGATCGTCCGGTCGAGGTGTCGGCGGGGCCGGTCGGCCGACGGGGCTACGCGGTTCGCATCACCAATCCCGTCGGCGCCGTGCGCCGGGGCAGCAGTGGCCTGGGGTTGGCCGGGATGGCCTCGCGCGTGGAGAACCTGGGCGGCGTGTTCTCCGCGGGTGTCGTCGGCGGCGAATGGGTGGTGCGCGCGGAGTTCGGCGACGTGGTGCCCGACCGGGTCACCTGCCCGGTCGAGGAGGTCTTCGGTGGACGCTGA
- a CDS encoding DNA-3-methyladenine glycosylase, with the protein MTGTLTRTWSPGFALDLPTTIGTHRRGSGDPTMRFDADGSVWRASHTPDGPGTLYLRRRGGDVDARAWGPGAAWLIEQFPDLLGAADDPESLRTDHPVVARMQQRAPGLRIGRSARVWESLVLAVLEQKVVGTEAWRAWRYLVRRHGEPAPGPNSALFVPPPRREWASIPSWEWHRSGAEPVRMRTIVRAAAMDVERGADHLRSLRGIGPWTAAEVRRRAVGDPDAVPVGDYHLPTVVGHTLIGEAVDDAGMLELLEPFAGQRGRVVRLCEVCGTRPARRGPRMSVRDYRAM; encoded by the coding sequence ATGACCGGTACCCTCACCCGCACCTGGTCACCCGGTTTCGCCCTGGACCTGCCGACGACGATCGGCACGCATCGGCGCGGCTCTGGCGACCCGACGATGAGATTCGACGCTGACGGATCGGTGTGGCGTGCCAGCCACACGCCCGACGGTCCCGGCACCCTCTACCTGCGGCGGCGCGGCGGCGACGTCGACGCCCGGGCCTGGGGTCCGGGCGCGGCGTGGCTGATCGAGCAGTTCCCCGATCTGCTCGGCGCGGCCGACGATCCGGAATCGCTGCGCACCGACCACCCCGTCGTCGCACGTATGCAGCAGCGGGCTCCCGGTCTGCGCATCGGTCGCTCGGCGCGGGTCTGGGAGTCCCTGGTGCTTGCGGTTCTCGAGCAGAAAGTCGTCGGGACCGAGGCCTGGCGGGCCTGGCGCTACCTGGTACGCCGCCACGGCGAGCCCGCCCCCGGCCCGAACTCCGCCCTGTTCGTGCCGCCCCCGCGTCGGGAATGGGCATCGATCCCGTCCTGGGAGTGGCACCGCAGCGGCGCCGAACCCGTCCGGATGCGGACCATCGTGCGCGCCGCGGCGATGGACGTCGAGCGCGGCGCCGACCATCTGCGGTCGCTGCGCGGCATCGGGCCGTGGACGGCGGCCGAGGTCCGACGCCGGGCCGTCGGCGACCCAGATGCCGTCCCCGTCGGCGACTACCACCTGCCGACGGTCGTCGGCCACACGCTGATCGGCGAGGCCGTCGACGACGCCGGGATGCTCGAATTGCTCGAGCCCTTCGCCGGGCAGCGCGGCCGTGTGGTGCGGTTGTGCGAGGTGTGCGGGACGCGCCCGGCGCGGCGCGGACCGCGCATGTCGGTGCGCGACTACCGCGCCATGTGA
- a CDS encoding cytochrome P450 produces MTATITTPSTSTRHWYLAPPDARSGLGDGAGADGPVALVDAHRSLLPGGFSTSLAFVTRQGDLLFGDAARAARRGTDVLRYTLPGGPGGPVVLIYDPGQIKTVMTADESIAPSATHQSPLAPIVGPDSVLTSIGERHRQQRALLLPRFHGKAVAKYQQSIERATDAGLRAWPVGKPVPLSDIAHAITLDVIMSAIFGLPDPSEATDAERAMRTAILRLLRLSTTPFATVTQLVNARREDPVGLLKLVLAGVDRAVYRVLAERRAEPGSTSRDDIMALLLAARDTDGNPLSDSEIRDELMTLVLAGHETTANTVAWTFERLTRNREVYTRARAAALGGDEPYVEAVINESMRARPVVPIVARNLLAPFDFGDVRVEPDTTALVSILLLHHRDDLYPHPFEFNPDRFLGTRINPYELMPFGGGIRRCLGAPLAMAELQTVVGAILRRVDLRTHDRPAEKPRHRNVTMIPARGGIVVADAID; encoded by the coding sequence ATGACCGCGACGATCACCACACCGAGCACGAGCACCCGACACTGGTATCTCGCACCGCCGGACGCACGGTCCGGCCTCGGCGACGGCGCAGGTGCGGACGGGCCGGTGGCCTTGGTCGACGCCCATCGCTCCCTGCTGCCCGGCGGGTTCTCCACGTCGCTGGCCTTCGTCACCCGCCAGGGCGACCTCCTGTTCGGCGACGCGGCGCGCGCCGCCCGGCGCGGCACCGACGTCCTGCGCTACACGCTGCCCGGCGGCCCCGGCGGGCCCGTCGTCCTGATCTACGACCCCGGGCAGATCAAGACGGTGATGACCGCCGATGAGTCGATCGCCCCGTCGGCCACCCACCAGTCGCCGTTGGCCCCCATCGTCGGGCCCGACTCCGTGCTCACCTCCATCGGCGAGCGCCACCGCCAGCAACGCGCACTGCTGCTCCCCCGCTTTCACGGCAAGGCCGTCGCGAAGTATCAGCAGAGCATCGAACGGGCCACCGACGCCGGGTTGCGCGCGTGGCCGGTCGGCAAGCCGGTACCGCTGTCGGACATCGCCCACGCGATCACCCTCGACGTGATCATGTCGGCCATCTTCGGCCTGCCCGATCCGAGCGAGGCGACCGACGCCGAGCGCGCCATGCGCACCGCCATCCTGCGCCTGCTGCGGCTGTCGACGACCCCCTTCGCCACCGTCACCCAGCTGGTGAACGCACGGCGGGAAGACCCGGTCGGCCTGCTCAAACTGGTCCTGGCCGGGGTCGACCGCGCCGTCTACCGCGTGCTGGCCGAGCGCCGCGCCGAACCGGGATCGACGTCGCGCGACGACATCATGGCGCTACTGCTCGCGGCCCGCGACACCGACGGAAACCCCTTGTCGGACAGCGAGATCCGCGACGAACTGATGACCTTGGTCCTCGCCGGACACGAGACGACGGCCAACACGGTCGCGTGGACCTTCGAGCGCCTCACCCGCAACCGCGAGGTCTACACGCGGGCCCGCGCCGCGGCGTTGGGCGGCGACGAGCCCTACGTCGAGGCCGTCATCAACGAATCGATGCGGGCGCGCCCCGTCGTCCCGATCGTCGCGCGGAACCTGTTGGCCCCCTTCGACTTCGGCGACGTCCGCGTCGAGCCGGACACCACCGCGCTCGTCAGCATCCTGCTGCTGCACCACCGCGACGACCTGTATCCGCACCCCTTCGAGTTCAACCCGGACCGCTTCCTGGGCACCCGCATCAACCCCTACGAGCTGATGCCCTTCGGCGGGGGTATCCGCCGCTGCCTGGGCGCACCGCTGGCGATGGCGGAGTTGCAGACGGTCGTCGGCGCGATCCTGCGCCGGGTCGACCTGCGCACCCACGACCGACCGGCCGAGAAGCCGCGGCACCGCAACGTCACGATGATCCCGGCCCGCGGCGGCATCGTCGTGGCCGACGCGATCGACTGA
- a CDS encoding iron chaperone, with protein sequence MDKPASVDAYLDRFDGETRARMDRLRTLIHTVAPDAVESISYGMPAYKLNGKPLVYFAAFAHHVGLYATPSGHAAFADELAGYKQGKGSVQFPLDQPIPWDLVERIVAFKADGR encoded by the coding sequence ATGGATAAGCCGGCCAGCGTCGACGCCTATCTCGACCGGTTCGACGGCGAGACCCGCGCCCGGATGGATCGCCTGCGCACCCTGATCCACACCGTCGCGCCGGATGCCGTCGAGTCGATCTCCTACGGCATGCCCGCATACAAGCTGAACGGCAAACCCCTGGTCTACTTCGCCGCCTTCGCCCACCATGTCGGGCTGTACGCGACGCCGTCGGGTCACGCGGCCTTCGCCGACGAGCTGGCCGGCTACAAGCAGGGCAAGGGCTCGGTCCAGTTCCCCCTCGACCAGCCGATACCGTGGGATCTCGTCGAGCGGATCGTGGCGTTCAAGGCCGACGGTCGATGA